One window of the Cyanobacteriota bacterium genome contains the following:
- a CDS encoding iron-sulfur cluster assembly accessory protein: protein MSVTMIVELTTKAQEQVFSLLSKEGKDPETYGLRLAIKGGGCSGLSYDLSFGEIKDKDIVQEQEGFKVFVDPKSAIYLKGMTVEFDDGLMGKGFVFKNPNASNTCGCGESFSAF from the coding sequence ATGAGCGTAACGATGATTGTTGAATTAACCACTAAAGCTCAAGAGCAAGTATTTAGCCTATTGTCCAAAGAGGGTAAGGATCCTGAGACTTATGGTCTGCGTCTTGCTATCAAAGGCGGCGGTTGTAGTGGTCTTAGTTATGATTTATCTTTTGGTGAAATTAAGGACAAGGATATAGTTCAGGAGCAAGAAGGTTTCAAGGTTTTTGTAGATCCCAAGAGCGCGATTTATCTCAAAGGTATGACTGTAGAGTTTGATGATGGACTTATGGGCAAGGGTTTTGTTTTCAAGAATCCAAACGCAAGCAATACTTGTGGCTGCGGTGAAAGTTTTTCGGCGTTTTAA